Below is a genomic region from Zea mays cultivar B73 chromosome 9, Zm-B73-REFERENCE-NAM-5.0, whole genome shotgun sequence.
AATTATACAATAGTACAATATGCTAATATGCAATGAAACACATTAAATGTAGCAGCTAATTCAAACATCTAAGCTATCGCATAAAAGCTGTGAAAATGCGCTAATCCTGCCGGGCACTCAGAAATAAAACAGCTAGTTTGCAGTAGATGGTAGAACTGAGATGTCAAAGAAACCAAGCTACAAACACAATTCTACTCGACAAGAAAAATAAAGCAGACAGGCATGCAATCGGTTTGCTTTTCAAATGGATAAAGAAGATACGAGGGAGCATGCCAACCAACTAAAATGAAGCATAACTTCGTGACTTATTCCATGATAAACTCATGATGAATAAAAAAAATGCAACTCAAATATCCATGGCAAGCTTAACTCTAGAAGATTGACACCTATTCTACACACTAATATTGTGATACAAAAACTTGAGCTCAATAGTTCCCAAAACAAACACCTGCCATATGTATGAATGTGTCATGTCCTATTTTACTATGAAAGCTAGAGCTCTGGATTCTGGAATGAAGACAACCAAACAGTTCCACTTTGTAAACAAAAGAAAGAAAATCCCTGAAGAAAACTGTTAATTTTCCTTCAAAGAAATATCATGCTACAAACATTGCATGGTAAATGTAAAAAGAAACGGATGGCATAGCCTAACTTCTTAATAGTATGCCAAATTTCATTATTTTCTGCGCTTTGAGACAAAAATTGGCTACTATACCATTGAGGCTAGAGGAAGGAAAAGAGACTAAATTGTCAACACAATCAACCCTCATGACTTGAGTAAATCAAACAAACATGGTAATTTTAGATGACTAAATCCCACTAATTAATAGTGAATAGAGCATGCCAGTTTTCCGATGTAAGTTTAACATCATTTGCACCTTAACCGAAATGTAAACTGATGATAAACGCAAAGAAAAACAGTCTAATTAGTCCAAGCAATTGAAACAACAGAACTAAATTGATCTCTCTCACAGATCACAGAGAATGGTAAAATCTGTACCCAAGTTAAGGCCCTAGGCCTTTGATGGCATCGATGAGCAGGCCATAGACCTCCTTTTCCAGATCATGGCGGCGCATCTGCATGCGCATATCTGCCTCAAGCTGTCGCCTCCATTTGACCTCGGTGTCACTAGCCTCCTGCGACCCAAGCAGCGCCAACCCCTTCTCCAGTGACACACCTGACATGGTCTGCCCGTTCAGCCTCCAGTACTCTCCAAGCACCTCCTTAACCATAGGAAGCTTCACGGCCCCCTCCCTATTCCCGTCAATGTCGTCTGCATCGGCGGCCTCCTCGGCAGCGTTCTCTTCAGGGCGCGTGAGCTCGGCGCCCCAGAGGGCTGCGCCCAGGTCGCGCAGCCGGTGCTCGTGCGCGGTGCTGGAGTCACCCGGCACGGAGTGCTGGAACTTGCTCTTGAGGCGCTTGAGCTTGTAGTACACCTTGGCCTGGTCGAGATGCGGTGCGAGGGAGTCCCTGATGGAGTCGAACAGCTCGCCCATGTCCGGGAGGCGCGGCGCAATGCCGGTGCGGTCCTTGAAGGCGGCAGCGCCCGTGAGCAGCGCGATCTCGTCGGCCTCGCTCCAGAGCTTCTGGACGGCGCCCGCGCTGCCACGCCCCGCGCCGGACGACggggccgcggcggcggcggcggagaccGAGGCCATGGCCGTGGCGAGCGTGGCGGAGTCCGGGAAGGAGCGCGGCTTGGGCTTGCGGTCGCTCTTGCGGGAGGGCGCGGCGGAGGCGTGGTCCGCGGAGCCCTCGCGGCGGgagctagggttagggttcgggGAGCGGCGGCGGCCGCGGGACTTGGAGCGGGAGGTGCGCTTCTTGGAGCGCGGGGTGGAGGGACGGAGGcgcgcggtggcggcggcggcggcggcggtggcggaggCGGCTTCGTCCATGGCGTGCGGGGACGGCCGCTTGGAGGGCATCGGCGGCGCGGGGGGGCGAGGGCTCGGGAGGCGGGCGATTCGAATTTCGGCAGGGCTCGGGACGGGAAGGGGATCGGGAAGCCGAGGCGGAAGGGGAAGAGGAGTCCGGTGGGCAGCGGCGCAGGTTGCAGCACTCCGGACGGAGTCGGGGCTCGGGAAGGGAGCGGCGGCGCGCGGCGTGGCGCGCGTGGCGAGTACTCGAGTTGCGGCGGGCCGGTTGACAAGCTGCGAACCTGACAAGTGACAACGGTACGGTTtcttcgtgcgtttcgtcgcggcaGCTCCGTCGGCATGCCCCCGTGTCGCTCGCGCTGTTCCACTTCCAAAGCCTGCGCTCCGAGCGTGACGTCACTCGCACGGCGCGGTGGCTCACCCTGCCGCTGCTGCAGGCTGCTGATCGATCGAACGCCTGCTCTGGATTTTTGACATGTGTCTACCTGTTAATGATCGATGTGTTGTTTTTTTATGATCGGTATGTATGTGATTGAAGCAGATAAAAAAGAGCTTAAGCTAGTTTGAAAACCACATTTTTCCAAGGGTTTTCATTTTTCTCAAGTAAAATTAGTTCAATTTCTTTGAGAAATTTGAAATTCCACGTAAAAATGGGGTTGTTAAACTAGCCCTAAGTCAGTCTACGCTTTTAACGGCATCTGCAATTTAAGATGTACTAGTTGGTAAACACCGGCAGCCAGCAGCAGGCCTGCTCTGAGCTCTGGAGTCCATGGTGACCAGATTCTGAATCATGAGTTCATGACTTAAGTGGCCGTTGCGACTTTGAGGTGCGCTGGACTGGACTGGACTTGCTCGACTGAGGGAATGGAGCCGTGCATTTGCGAGGCGAAAATATCACATGGTCGTGGTCTGCCTCTGAGGGGAACGGAGTTTCCCATCGCTTTGGGACTGGAAAATATCGCGAATCCTGGGGAAAAAAAATATTTGTGTCCACCTCCCTCTCACCCGTCGCGCGCAGAGCCAAACCAACGACTACACCATCGATGTCGGCCGCCGAACCGGAAGCCCATGCGGCCTCCGACGGCTTTGACCGGCGGCGGCGCGAGCTGCAAGCGTTCGACGACACCAAGGCGGGCGTGAAGGGGCTCGTGGACGCCGGCGTCACGGCCATTACGGCCATCTTCCGCCACCGGCCCGCCGGAGTCCCTGGAGGCGACGACCTCGTGCCCGCCGCCGTCCCCCACCGGCGAGGCCGCCGGCATCATCCCGGTCATCGACCTCGCGGCTGCGCCGCGACAAGAGGTGGCCGCGCGGGTGAGGCGCGCGGCCGAGACCGCGGGGTTCTTCCAGGTGGTCAACCACGGCGTGCCGCGGGAGCTCATGGCCGCCGCGCTCGCCGGGGTGAGGCGGTTCAACGAGCAGCAGGCGGAGGCGAAGCGCCGCTTCTACACCAGGGACACCGCGCGCAAGGTGAGGTTCACCTCCAACTACGACCTCTTCCAGTCGGCGGCCGCCAGCTGGCGCGACACCCTCTTCTGCGAGCTGGCGCCCGACCCGCCGCGCCCGGAAGAGCTGCCCGAGGCTGTCAGGTACCGAGTTTCTGATCCGTGCTCCATACTACCGCGATATATACTGTATACTTCACGAGTCACGACTCACGACCGACTGATCGGGTGAAAGGGGCGCGATGCTGGAGTACGGCGACGCGGCGACGGAGCTGGCGCTGCGGGTGTTGGAGCTCCTGTCGGAGTCCCTCGGCCTGCCCAGCGACCACCTGCGCGAGATGGGCTGCGCGCGGAGCCTCAACGTGGCGAGCCACTACTACCCGCCGTGCCCGGAGCCGCACCTCACCCTCGGCACTAGCAGGCACGCCGACGCCACCTTCCTCACCGTCCTCCTGCAGGACGCCATGGGCGGTTTGCAGGTGCTCCTCGACCGCGGCGGCTGGGTGGACGTCCCTCCCCTGCCCGGCGCTCTGATCGTCAACATCGGCGACATTCTTCAGGCCCACACACACACTCTCTCTCCACATCATATCGTCTGGATCTCCATTTCGCTGGAAATTGTTTGCATATAATGTGTCGTTTGGTTCATATATTGATAACGCAATGAGAAATCGATAacattaaatcatgtttgtttaactCTAACCGTAATCGATACCACACTACAAATGGATACCAcattattcaaatttgttaccgtcGGTATTCGAATGTGAATCGTTACTATtatcatttacgttacatttcgcaAACCAAACGCCACCTAACCCCCACTCCGGCCGACTGTTGTCGCGCCTTGCCCacgtgctgtgctgtgctgtgcaTGCAGCTTGTGAGCAACGACCGGTTCAGGAGCGTGGAGCACCGGGTCctcgcgaacaagagcaaggacacGCCGAGGGTATCGGTGGCGTGCTTCTTCAACGCGGACGTGAAGAGGTCTACGAGGCTTT
It encodes:
- the LOC103637892 gene encoding STOREKEEPER protein, whose amino-acid sequence is MPSKRPSPHAMDEAASATAAAAAATARLRPSTPRSKKRTSRSKSRGRRRSPNPNPSSRREGSADHASAAPSRKSDRKPKPRSFPDSATLATAMASVSAAAAAAPSSGAGRGSAGAVQKLWSEADEIALLTGAAAFKDRTGIAPRLPDMGELFDSIRDSLAPHLDQAKVYYKLKRLKSKFQHSVPGDSSTAHEHRLRDLGAALWGAELTRPEENAAEEAADADDIDGNREGAVKLPMVKEVLGEYWRLNGQTMSGVSLEKGLALLGSQEASDTEVKWRRQLEADMRMQMRRHDLEKEVYGLLIDAIKGLGP